Proteins encoded within one genomic window of candidate division WOR-3 bacterium:
- the lon gene encoding endopeptidase La codes for MEKRLPVVITRELIVYPTVVTPVIIGRPFSLKAAREALTLNKQAIFVAQLNPELEIPSGLSDILEYGTIGLFLQHLAPPDGTIRAVVEGLKKVKINDLIYQDETFYAYYDEIEPVIPETPEVEKYTRLLRDYFAKYIEYVKTVPETAFNVFDESQDPWSIAYKVLTALRLKFSEQIELFRINDLEELLKRLVEILIREIEFINLKINIETRVSEEIKKYQKQFFLQQEMKEIQKELGVTEEDEYENLEKTIQQSLMPEEVKKKALSEVAKLRRMPSNSPDAAVIRNYLDWLINLPWGIYTEDNLDIANARRILDEDHYGLEEQKERILEYLAVLKLKGEIRGQVICFVGPPGVGKTSLAKSIARALNRKFVRISLGGLRDEAEIKGHRRTYVGAMPGKIIQQIRRAGSSNPVFLLDEIDKVGQDWRGDPQAALMEVLDPEVNKSFQDHYLEVEFDLSRVLFITTANTTYTIPKPLLDRMEVIPIRGYLENEKYHIAKKFLIPKQLKAAGLPEDALKITRPAIYRIINEYSREAGLRELERQIAKITRKAAKNYADKGRKTTVTTKNLEKFLGPPRYRMRELNETLPEGVAYGLAWTEYGGDILRIEVAKMEGSGKLELTGQLGDVMKESAKAALTYIRANYQEFGLERDFYNKLDLHLHVPEGAIPKDGPSAGVTILTAMVSSLTGKKVPSNIAMTGEITITGQVLAVGGLEEKLLAAKRYGITTVYLPLENKRDIEEMKKEITEKLELKYISHVSELIKDVFNF; via the coding sequence ATGGAAAAGAGATTACCTGTTGTTATAACGAGAGAGCTTATAGTTTATCCCACAGTTGTTACACCGGTAATTATTGGCAGGCCTTTTTCTCTCAAGGCAGCAAGAGAAGCACTCACACTTAACAAACAGGCTATCTTTGTTGCTCAACTAAATCCTGAACTGGAAATACCCTCAGGGCTTTCGGATATTCTTGAATATGGAACCATAGGGCTTTTCCTGCAACACCTGGCACCTCCCGATGGAACAATAAGAGCTGTTGTAGAAGGTCTTAAAAAAGTTAAAATCAATGATTTAATATACCAGGATGAGACCTTTTACGCCTATTATGATGAGATTGAACCGGTTATTCCAGAAACACCAGAAGTTGAAAAATACACTCGACTTTTAAGGGATTATTTCGCAAAATATATCGAATATGTGAAAACTGTCCCTGAAACTGCCTTTAACGTTTTCGATGAATCCCAGGACCCCTGGAGTATAGCATATAAAGTGCTAACCGCACTGAGGCTTAAATTTAGTGAACAGATCGAACTATTTAGAATCAACGATCTTGAAGAGCTACTCAAACGTCTCGTTGAAATTCTGATACGAGAAATTGAATTCATTAATCTCAAAATTAACATTGAGACAAGGGTTTCGGAGGAAATCAAAAAGTATCAGAAGCAGTTCTTCCTCCAGCAAGAAATGAAGGAAATTCAAAAGGAGCTTGGCGTAACGGAAGAGGACGAATACGAAAACCTCGAAAAGACAATCCAACAATCCTTGATGCCCGAAGAAGTTAAGAAAAAGGCCTTAAGTGAAGTAGCAAAATTAAGAAGAATGCCATCTAACTCGCCTGATGCAGCGGTAATAAGAAACTATCTTGACTGGCTCATCAACCTTCCCTGGGGAATTTACACCGAAGACAATCTGGATATTGCCAATGCGCGAAGAATCCTCGATGAGGACCATTACGGTCTCGAAGAACAGAAAGAAAGGATTTTAGAATACCTTGCAGTTTTGAAGTTAAAGGGAGAAATTAGGGGACAGGTCATTTGCTTTGTAGGACCTCCAGGAGTGGGTAAAACTTCTCTCGCAAAGTCGATCGCAAGGGCTCTCAACAGGAAATTTGTTAGAATCTCTCTTGGCGGGTTAAGGGATGAAGCGGAAATAAAAGGGCATAGAAGGACTTACGTAGGAGCAATGCCCGGTAAAATCATTCAGCAAATAAGAAGGGCAGGCAGCTCTAATCCCGTATTCCTTTTAGATGAAATTGATAAAGTCGGACAAGATTGGCGTGGAGATCCACAGGCAGCCCTTATGGAGGTTCTGGATCCAGAGGTGAATAAGTCATTCCAAGACCACTACTTAGAAGTTGAATTCGATCTTTCCAGGGTCCTCTTTATAACCACAGCAAACACGACCTATACAATTCCAAAACCTCTCTTAGATAGAATGGAGGTTATTCCCATAAGAGGATATTTAGAGAACGAGAAATACCACATAGCAAAAAAGTTCTTAATTCCCAAGCAGTTGAAGGCCGCAGGACTCCCTGAAGATGCCTTAAAAATCACCCGTCCCGCGATATACCGAATCATAAATGAATATTCACGAGAAGCGGGCCTTAGAGAGTTAGAAAGGCAAATTGCAAAAATAACAAGAAAGGCAGCAAAAAATTATGCCGACAAAGGCAGGAAAACTACGGTAACCACAAAAAATTTAGAGAAGTTTTTAGGACCACCAAGATACAGAATGAGGGAATTGAACGAAACCCTTCCAGAAGGTGTTGCTTACGGACTCGCATGGACAGAGTATGGCGGAGACATTCTGAGAATCGAAGTCGCCAAAATGGAAGGTAGCGGGAAGCTCGAATTAACAGGTCAACTGGGTGATGTTATGAAAGAATCCGCAAAAGCCGCCTTGACTTACATTAGAGCAAACTATCAAGAATTTGGCCTCGAGAGAGACTTTTACAATAAGTTAGACCTCCATTTGCATGTTCCTGAAGGAGCAATACCCAAGGATGGCCCTTCCGCTGGTGTTACAATATTGACAGCCATGGTTTCCAGTTTAACTGGGAAAAAAGTCCCCAGTAATATAGCAATGACCGGTGAGATAACAATCACGGGACAAGTTCTTGCCGTGGGTGGTTTAGAAGAAAAGCTATTAGCCGCTAAAAGATACGGTATTACGACGGTCTATTTGCCTTTAGAAAATAAGAGAGATATAGAGGAAATGAAAAAAGAGATCACCGAGAAGCTTGAGCTCAAATACATTTCCCACGTTAGCGAACTCATTAAGGATGTATTCAACTTCTGA
- the clpX gene encoding ATP-dependent Clp protease ATP-binding subunit ClpX, whose translation MPRKKTTKDKHIHCSFCGRPKSDNLRMIAGIDAYICEDCIKIAYDIIRDEEKTKREFKTFTLPTPEEIKAYLDDYVIGQDLAKKVLSVAVYNHYKRILNPKKDIELQKTNVLLIGPTGSGKTLLAKTLAKLLDVPFAIFDVTSLTESGYVGEDVEMILFRLIQNAGGDPEKASYGIVYLDEIDKIAYKPTHGRDISGEGVQEELLKLLEGHVVNVPMKSNKKMSEQPTYQIDTTNILFILGGAFVGIEDIIRARLGSTEMGFKSNQRDVSKLTYNDIISRVEPEDVIKYGFLPEFVGRIPVIVPLHSLGKEELIRILTEPRDAVIKQYQRFFEMENVKLTFTEDALEAIADIAIQTKTGARGLRNIIEKALLDTMFKLPTLRQKKPIEEVIVDKEVITSGKEPVIIFSEFKKRKESI comes from the coding sequence ATGCCTCGAAAAAAGACAACAAAAGACAAACACATTCACTGCTCCTTCTGCGGAAGACCAAAGTCAGATAATCTAAGGATGATTGCAGGTATCGACGCTTATATCTGTGAGGATTGCATAAAAATTGCTTATGACATTATCAGGGACGAAGAAAAGACAAAAAGAGAATTTAAAACTTTTACATTACCAACGCCAGAGGAGATTAAAGCCTACCTCGATGACTACGTCATCGGACAGGATTTAGCTAAGAAAGTACTTTCGGTAGCAGTTTACAACCATTATAAAAGGATTTTAAATCCTAAGAAAGACATTGAGTTACAAAAAACAAACGTGCTCCTCATAGGCCCTACCGGGTCAGGTAAAACACTTCTTGCAAAAACCCTTGCCAAATTGCTGGATGTGCCTTTTGCCATCTTTGATGTAACTTCCTTAACGGAATCAGGATACGTTGGAGAAGATGTGGAGATGATTCTCTTCAGACTCATCCAGAATGCAGGTGGTGATCCCGAGAAGGCTTCCTATGGCATTGTTTATTTAGACGAAATCGATAAAATTGCCTACAAGCCCACCCACGGAAGAGACATATCAGGTGAAGGCGTTCAGGAAGAGTTACTAAAACTCTTAGAGGGACACGTAGTCAACGTTCCCATGAAATCCAATAAAAAGATGTCCGAACAGCCCACATACCAGATTGATACGACAAACATTCTTTTCATCCTTGGCGGTGCCTTTGTCGGAATTGAAGATATTATAAGAGCGAGACTCGGTTCCACAGAAATGGGCTTCAAATCAAACCAAAGAGATGTAAGCAAACTGACTTACAATGACATAATTTCACGGGTTGAACCGGAAGACGTCATAAAATATGGTTTCCTGCCAGAATTTGTTGGAAGAATACCGGTGATTGTTCCGCTTCATTCCCTTGGGAAAGAAGAACTTATAAGAATCCTCACAGAACCCAGGGATGCCGTTATCAAGCAATACCAGAGATTCTTTGAAATGGAAAATGTCAAACTGACCTTCACGGAGGATGCCTTAGAAGCTATTGCGGACATAGCAATACAAACGAAGACTGGTGCAAGAGGTTTAAGAAACATCATCGAGAAAGCGCTCCTTGATACAATGTTCAAGCTCCCAACTTTGAGACAAAAGAAACCTATTGAAGAGGTAATTGTTGATAAGGAAGTAATCACTTCCGGCAAGGAACCAGTGATCATCTTCTCAGAATTTAAAAAGAGAAAAGAGAGTATTTAA
- the clpP gene encoding ATP-dependent Clp endopeptidase proteolytic subunit ClpP: MSIDIKKIIDQYVPYVIEVTGRGERVYDIYSRLLKDRIIFLGSPINGHVANLVVAQMLFLEAENPERDINLYINSPGGEVTAGLAIYDTMQYIKPDVATICVGMAASMGAVLLAAGKKGKRYALPHSRIMIHQPWGGVEGQAIDIKIHAEEIMRMRDILNNILAKHTGQPIEKIEKDTDREFFMSAQEAKEYGIIDEVIFSRKEEKK; this comes from the coding sequence ATGAGCATAGACATCAAGAAAATAATTGATCAGTATGTTCCCTACGTTATTGAGGTTACAGGGAGAGGTGAGAGAGTTTATGACATTTATTCGAGACTTTTAAAGGACCGAATAATTTTCCTCGGTTCACCTATAAATGGCCACGTTGCAAACCTCGTTGTTGCACAAATGCTCTTTCTTGAAGCAGAGAATCCCGAAAGAGATATAAACTTGTATATAAATTCCCCAGGAGGCGAAGTTACTGCAGGGCTTGCGATCTATGACACAATGCAATATATAAAACCAGACGTAGCCACTATTTGCGTTGGAATGGCTGCATCGATGGGTGCCGTCCTCCTCGCTGCGGGCAAGAAAGGGAAGAGATACGCCCTTCCCCACTCAAGAATTATGATCCATCAACCCTGGGGCGGCGTTGAGGGTCAGGCAATTGACATAAAAATTCATGCTGAAGAAATAATGAGAATGAGGGATATTTTAAACAACATCCTGGCAAAACATACAGGACAACCCATTGAAAAAATTGAAAAAGACACCGATAGGGAGTTCTTTATGTCGGCTCAGGAGGCAAAAGAATACGGCATTATAGATGAAGTCATTTTTAGCCGTAAGGAGGAAAAGAAGTAA
- the tig gene encoding trigger factor has protein sequence MAKLIGNVNPKALRELTITVTEEEIRANLDKISQIYQKKAKIQGFRPGKAPLELVKRVYEKEILLDAQDEAIKSKIYNEIKARKEEVVSEIYIKDRKDEENGITVTVEYEAVPTFLFPNLGSIKVQKKIKRVSEIDVEDEIEKYQRKLGKLVPVDRESKEGDYLIVDYKELENGKATKTRPNLTLQISKETINPEILERFLNKKKGDTVEIDFVDEEKNRPVKLVYVIKEVAELQLPELNDEFAKNLGYENLEKMKEEIRNYLIKQNEKASEDELEWQIIEEIYNRVQFELPRSLVEEKITRIAQSFRYDPKNEEVRNSFRRIAEDLVKKEIILKNYIEQEGLEATEEEIAKAIEEKAKIYRMDPQAYRKELEKRGLMEDVIDEILRNKALENLKNAVKVEVIIE, from the coding sequence ATGGCAAAATTAATTGGAAATGTGAACCCCAAAGCCTTAAGGGAATTAACTATTACAGTTACCGAAGAAGAAATTAGGGCCAATCTCGACAAAATCTCCCAGATTTATCAGAAAAAAGCAAAAATTCAAGGATTCCGCCCAGGAAAAGCCCCTTTAGAGCTGGTAAAAAGAGTTTATGAAAAGGAAATCCTCCTGGATGCTCAAGACGAGGCTATAAAAAGCAAAATCTACAACGAAATCAAGGCAAGGAAAGAAGAAGTCGTTTCTGAAATCTACATTAAAGACCGCAAAGACGAGGAAAACGGTATTACGGTGACCGTTGAATACGAGGCAGTACCTACTTTCCTCTTTCCAAATCTTGGCTCAATAAAGGTTCAGAAAAAAATAAAAAGAGTTTCCGAAATAGACGTGGAAGATGAAATCGAAAAATATCAGAGAAAACTCGGTAAGCTGGTTCCCGTTGATAGAGAAAGTAAAGAAGGTGACTACCTTATTGTAGACTACAAAGAGCTCGAGAACGGAAAGGCCACAAAGACAAGACCCAATCTGACGCTGCAAATTTCTAAAGAAACCATAAACCCTGAAATTCTCGAAAGATTCCTGAACAAAAAGAAGGGCGACACCGTGGAAATCGATTTTGTTGACGAAGAAAAAAATAGGCCGGTAAAACTCGTTTATGTAATAAAAGAAGTGGCAGAACTTCAATTGCCTGAATTGAACGACGAATTTGCCAAAAATTTAGGATACGAAAACCTTGAAAAAATGAAAGAGGAAATCAGAAACTACCTTATCAAGCAAAACGAAAAAGCATCGGAAGATGAGCTGGAATGGCAGATAATAGAAGAGATCTATAATCGGGTTCAGTTTGAGCTCCCCCGCTCGCTGGTAGAAGAAAAGATTACCAGAATCGCACAAAGTTTTAGATACGATCCTAAAAATGAAGAGGTAAGGAACTCCTTTAGACGAATTGCAGAAGACCTCGTCAAGAAGGAGATAATTTTAAAGAACTACATCGAACAGGAAGGCCTCGAAGCAACAGAAGAAGAGATTGCAAAAGCTATTGAAGAAAAAGCAAAGATTTACCGCATGGATCCTCAAGCGTACAGGAAAGAATTGGAAAAGCGGGGGCTAATGGAAGACGTAATCGATGAAATTTTAAGAAACAAAGCATTGGAAAATTTGAAAAATGCAGTTAAAGTGGAGGTAATTATAGAATGA
- the mgtE gene encoding magnesium transporter has product MLERNEFIEFILPDVEEFIEQKNWHELKIALSEWPPQDLAYLIQSLRDEYKIIVFRLLPKDVQVEVFSELDYEIQEKLIHKLADEEVRSIIEELEPDDRAGLFEELPGQIVQKLLQLLSPEERKVTLKLLGYPENTVGRLMTPYYVAVRSHWTCQEAIEHIRKYGREAETIDVIYVVDQKGHLIDEIALRDIILAEPTEKIEGIMDGQVVYVEAYTDQEEAVKIMKKYNLNVLPVVDKENILLGIVTIDDMIDVLDEEQTEDLAKISGVSPEVVGAEFLTHLKEVPISEIYRSRVKWLVALLLMDFVTGGILATFQEFIARYAILASFLPVLLDTAGNAGSQAATLLIRALALGTVKPKDWLFLLGREFLISGLLGLTMAIGISFMGFIRGGAEIAKVVIIAMFLNVVLGSLIGLALPFIFLKLKQDPASASTPLITTLADILGTAVYLAIATVMLH; this is encoded by the coding sequence ATGCTCGAAAGGAACGAATTCATAGAATTTATTCTGCCGGATGTAGAGGAATTTATCGAGCAAAAAAACTGGCATGAATTAAAAATTGCACTCTCTGAATGGCCTCCCCAAGACCTTGCATATCTTATCCAATCCTTACGGGATGAGTACAAAATCATTGTCTTTAGGTTGCTCCCTAAGGATGTACAGGTGGAAGTTTTCAGTGAATTGGATTATGAAATTCAAGAAAAATTAATCCATAAGCTCGCTGATGAAGAAGTAAGATCAATTATAGAAGAACTCGAACCGGACGATAGAGCTGGACTTTTCGAAGAATTACCAGGGCAGATAGTTCAGAAACTTCTGCAACTCCTTTCACCAGAAGAAAGAAAAGTTACACTGAAGCTCCTTGGCTATCCAGAGAACACCGTCGGAAGATTGATGACGCCATACTACGTTGCTGTGAGATCCCACTGGACATGTCAAGAAGCGATAGAACACATACGAAAATATGGAAGAGAAGCGGAAACCATAGATGTTATCTATGTTGTGGACCAGAAGGGGCATTTAATAGATGAGATTGCTCTTAGAGATATAATACTTGCCGAGCCAACGGAAAAAATTGAAGGAATAATGGACGGGCAAGTGGTTTACGTGGAAGCCTACACCGACCAGGAAGAGGCCGTCAAAATAATGAAAAAATATAACCTTAATGTCTTGCCAGTAGTTGATAAGGAAAATATACTCCTCGGAATTGTAACGATCGACGATATGATTGACGTCCTTGACGAGGAGCAAACGGAAGACCTCGCAAAAATATCAGGTGTTAGCCCCGAGGTAGTAGGCGCAGAATTTCTCACTCATCTAAAAGAAGTACCAATCTCTGAAATATACCGAAGCAGGGTTAAATGGCTCGTTGCACTTTTGCTTATGGATTTTGTAACCGGTGGAATTCTTGCAACCTTTCAAGAATTTATAGCAAGATATGCCATATTAGCTTCCTTCCTACCCGTTCTTCTCGACACAGCAGGGAACGCAGGTTCTCAGGCAGCAACATTATTAATAAGAGCCCTCGCCTTAGGAACGGTAAAACCAAAAGACTGGCTCTTTCTTTTGGGTAGAGAATTCTTAATTTCGGGACTCTTAGGCCTCACTATGGCCATAGGAATCTCCTTTATGGGATTCATTAGAGGCGGGGCAGAAATTGCAAAAGTTGTAATCATAGCAATGTTTTTAAATGTAGTACTTGGCTCCCTAATAGGCCTTGCACTGCCCTTTATATTCTTAAAACTGAAACAAGACCCGGCATCGGCGAGCACTCCCCTAATTACAACCTTAGCCGATATCCTTGGTACTGCTGTTTACTTAGCTATAGCGACGGTAATGCTTCATTAA
- a CDS encoding DRTGG domain-containing protein, which yields MKIREIIEKIDGKIVSGEDKLDVEVERGFAADLLSDVLALTEEKACLITGITGPQVIRVAEVLDIPLIIIARGKQPSKALVEAAKLSGIPVVLTNKTVFETCGILYTNGVKPCKIKIIQSDEETNTCLNAD from the coding sequence ATGAAGATACGTGAAATTATCGAAAAGATAGATGGTAAGATCGTTTCAGGGGAAGATAAACTGGACGTTGAGGTTGAAAGGGGTTTCGCCGCAGATCTCCTTTCAGACGTCCTTGCATTGACCGAAGAGAAAGCTTGTCTCATAACAGGAATAACAGGACCACAGGTCATAAGAGTTGCTGAGGTTTTAGATATACCACTCATCATAATTGCGAGGGGAAAACAACCCTCAAAAGCTCTTGTAGAGGCCGCGAAACTTTCTGGTATACCTGTTGTTTTAACAAATAAAACGGTTTTTGAGACGTGCGGGATTCTCTACACTAATGGAGTTAAGCCTTGCAAGATTAAAATAATTCAGAGCGACGAAGAAACAAACACCTGTTTAAATGCTGATTAA
- a CDS encoding ATP-binding protein — MDLANAGVASSHVKVELQRYGIEEDVVKRVGIICFEAEMNMILYSVGGKLKVEANSDAVEIFAEDNGPGIEDLEKAMQPGYSTAPPWAQDYGFGAGMGFPNMKQNSDVFEVESTPGVGTKIHAIVYRRKRDETK, encoded by the coding sequence ATGGATCTTGCAAATGCAGGCGTTGCATCTTCTCATGTGAAGGTCGAACTTCAAAGATATGGTATTGAAGAGGATGTTGTAAAACGGGTAGGTATAATTTGTTTTGAAGCAGAAATGAATATGATCCTCTATTCCGTTGGTGGGAAGCTTAAGGTTGAGGCCAATAGCGATGCTGTTGAAATCTTCGCGGAGGATAATGGACCTGGGATTGAGGACCTCGAAAAGGCGATGCAACCGGGATATTCCACTGCACCGCCATGGGCGCAGGATTACGGCTTTGGAGCGGGTATGGGGTTTCCAAATATGAAGCAAAATTCTGATGTCTTTGAGGTGGAATCAACCCCGGGGGTGGGGACAAAAATCCACGCAATAGTTTACAGGAGAAAAAGGGATGAAACTAAGTGA
- a CDS encoding serine kinase → MKLSEVVKALELKVFNPEVEGWEMIEVTWGYTSDLLSDVIAGLSKDELWITIQRHLNVIAVARLKDAAGIVITKGLVPDDATIKKATEEGVVLLGTELNSFDFCGKLYNLLRYGEIK, encoded by the coding sequence ATGAAACTAAGTGAAGTTGTTAAGGCGTTGGAGTTGAAGGTATTTAACCCTGAAGTTGAGGGTTGGGAAATGATTGAGGTGACCTGGGGATATACTTCTGATCTTCTTTCTGACGTAATCGCCGGCCTTTCTAAGGATGAGCTCTGGATTACAATTCAAAGGCATCTCAATGTAATTGCTGTAGCAAGGTTGAAAGATGCCGCCGGAATTGTTATCACAAAGGGATTAGTCCCTGATGATGCAACTATAAAGAAGGCGACGGAAGAGGGAGTAGTTCTGCTCGGCACAGAACTCAATAGTTTCGATTTTTGTGGAAAACTTTACAATCTGCTTAGATACGGTGAAATTAAGTAG
- a CDS encoding PHP domain-containing protein, with protein sequence MADFHIHSTLSPCGSLEMSPKKIVETAIQKGINFIAVTDHNAYENSIQISKFVERSLIHALYGMEIQTSEEVHLLALFDSVEKIREFGDIIYEHLPNVPNNPDYFGDQVVVDENEEIIKFEEKLLINSIDLNLDEVLNLVEFYEGISILSHVNAAHFSIISQLGFIPEDLKVEAVEVLYNTEASKIKDEEIPGVSLYPVVTFSDAHYLEEIGRGYVVFNIEEPTVGEIKKALKGLEGRSYEVYGEKGRIL encoded by the coding sequence ATGGCTGATTTTCACATTCATTCTACCCTCTCGCCTTGCGGGAGCTTAGAGATGTCACCGAAAAAAATCGTTGAAACTGCAATTCAAAAAGGGATAAATTTTATCGCTGTTACAGACCACAATGCCTACGAGAATTCAATACAGATTTCAAAGTTTGTTGAAAGGAGCTTAATCCATGCCCTCTATGGCATGGAGATACAAACCTCGGAAGAGGTACATTTGCTCGCTCTTTTTGATTCTGTAGAAAAAATTAGAGAATTCGGGGATATTATTTACGAACATTTACCTAACGTACCCAACAACCCGGATTACTTTGGTGATCAGGTTGTCGTTGACGAAAACGAAGAGATAATCAAATTTGAAGAGAAACTCCTTATAAACTCGATCGATTTGAATTTGGACGAGGTTTTAAACCTTGTTGAGTTTTACGAAGGCATTTCTATTCTTTCCCATGTCAATGCTGCCCATTTTAGCATTATATCCCAGTTGGGATTTATTCCAGAGGACCTAAAGGTTGAGGCCGTTGAGGTTTTGTATAATACTGAGGCTTCCAAAATAAAGGATGAGGAAATCCCTGGGGTTTCTTTGTACCCAGTGGTGACCTTTTCCGATGCCCACTATTTGGAGGAAATAGGGAGAGGTTATGTAGTTTTTAATATAGAAGAGCCTACCGTAGGAGAAATAAAAAAGGCGTTAAAAGGGTTAGAAGGGAGAAGTTACGAAGTTTATGGCGAAAAAGGGAGGATTTTATGA
- the nuoE gene encoding NADH-quinone oxidoreductase subunit NuoE, with amino-acid sequence MLKRDIARYKRKPGPLIQVLHRAQEIFGYLPPEVQYFVAKELNVPLSQVYGVVTFYNFFRTEPVAKHVINVCMGTACHVKGAESILKAISEELGIKVGETTKDKFFTLSTARCFGACGLAPVIMINEDVFGKLTPEKVKEVLREYRKQKETEEKEGQREVAG; translated from the coding sequence ATGTTAAAAAGGGATATCGCGAGGTATAAAAGAAAACCTGGCCCACTAATTCAGGTTTTGCACAGGGCTCAGGAAATCTTTGGTTATCTTCCACCGGAGGTTCAATATTTTGTTGCAAAGGAGCTTAATGTTCCCCTTTCTCAAGTTTACGGTGTTGTTACATTTTATAACTTCTTCCGCACCGAGCCAGTCGCTAAGCATGTGATTAACGTATGTATGGGGACGGCCTGCCATGTAAAGGGTGCCGAATCGATCCTTAAGGCAATATCCGAGGAACTCGGTATAAAAGTAGGTGAAACCACAAAAGATAAATTTTTCACCCTCTCCACTGCCAGATGTTTTGGTGCTTGCGGTCTTGCACCGGTTATAATGATTAATGAGGATGTTTTTGGTAAACTTACTCCCGAAAAGGTAAAGGAGGTTTTGAGGGAGTACAGAAAGCAAAAAGAGACTGAAGAAAAAGAGGGGCAAAGGGAAGTTGCTGGCTGA
- a CDS encoding ATP-binding protein, producing MLAELSMHIMDIVQNSISAGASFVRVKIEQKEATNTLTIEVEDNGKGMTEEEIKKVQDPFYTTKSYKKVGLGIPLFKQTAEHCDGSFEILSTPGKGTLIRATFKSSHIDLPPMGNLKDTILTLIVGKPEVDFLFEIYKDGVSFILDTREVKKELQDVPINHPEVIKFLEEYIDTNLKAMEVVS from the coding sequence TTGCTGGCTGAACTTTCTATGCACATAATGGATATTGTCCAGAACTCTATTAGCGCTGGTGCGAGTTTTGTACGGGTAAAAATAGAACAAAAGGAAGCTACTAACACCCTTACCATAGAAGTGGAGGATAATGGTAAAGGTATGACTGAAGAGGAGATTAAGAAGGTCCAAGACCCTTTTTATACGACCAAATCCTATAAAAAAGTGGGTCTTGGAATCCCGCTTTTCAAGCAAACTGCTGAACACTGTGATGGAAGTTTTGAAATTCTAAGTACACCGGGAAAGGGTACCTTGATTCGGGCGACTTTTAAAAGTTCTCACATCGACCTTCCTCCAATGGGTAACCTGAAGGATACGATTTTGACCCTTATTGTCGGAAAGCCAGAGGTGGATTTTTTGTTTGAGATATACAAAGACGGGGTATCCTTTATCCTGGATACCCGGGAAGTCAAGAAAGAGCTTCAGGATGTGCCTATTAACCATCCTGAAGTCATAAAATTTTTAGAAGAGTATATCGATACAAACTTGAAGGCAATGGAGGTAGTATCATGA
- a CDS encoding (2Fe-2S) ferredoxin domain-containing protein — translation MKLEDLRKIRKKAEKELKLREGKARVKIVVGMGTSGIAAGAREVLKAFIDEIEKRNLQDVIVTQSGEKGLSSHEPIAEVWEEGKPVVVYGNLTPDIARRIVAEHIVNGNPVTEYVIEVKEA, via the coding sequence ATGAAGCTTGAAGACCTTAGAAAAATCAGGAAAAAAGCGGAAAAAGAGCTTAAATTAAGGGAAGGCAAAGCAAGGGTAAAGATTGTTGTGGGTATGGGAACCAGCGGAATAGCCGCAGGAGCCAGAGAAGTCTTGAAGGCTTTCATTGATGAAATTGAAAAGAGGAACTTGCAGGATGTAATTGTTACTCAAAGTGGTGAAAAGGGACTTTCATCTCATGAACCAATAGCGGAGGTATGGGAAGAGGGTAAACCCGTTGTTGTCTATGGAAATCTGACTCCTGATATAGCGAGAAGAATTGTTGCGGAACACATTGTAAATGGGAACCCTGTAACGGAATATGTGATAGAAGTCAAGGAGGCATAA